From a region of the Alnus glutinosa chromosome 1, dhAlnGlut1.1, whole genome shotgun sequence genome:
- the LOC133855432 gene encoding 8-hydroxygeraniol oxidoreductase-like, with amino-acid sequence MSKSVSQVITCKAAVCWGVEEPVKVEEIQVEPPKSSEVRVKILYASLCHTDILCIKGFPIPLFPRVLGHEGVGVVESVGEEVRDLKEGDFVIPTYVGECKECENCLSGKTNLCLKYPVPLTGLMPDDTSRMSVKGKTLYHVFSCSTWSEYMVVDANYVAKLDPSIALPHASFLSCGFSTGFGGAWKEAAIEKGSTVAVLGLGAVGLGVIEGARIQGASKIIGIDKNERKKIKGKAFGMTDFINPDESGKSISELVKEVTGGMGVDYCFECTGIAPFINEALLATKMGKGQTLVIGAGTHSTVEINFLPLLFGGNLKGSIFGGIKAKTDLPFIIDKCKNKEIPLEELLTHEISLEDVDKAFELMKQLDCVKVLIKL; translated from the exons ATGTCGAAGAGCGTCTCACAGGTCATAACATGCAAAG CGGCGGTGTGTTGGGGAGTTGAGGAACCGGTGAAGGTGGAAGAGATACAAGTAGAACCGCCAAAATCATCTGAAGTTCGCGTCAAAATCCTATATGCTAGTTTGTGTCACACGGACATCTTATGCATCAAAGGCTTCCCAAtt CCTCTTTTCCCTCGAGTTCTAGGACACGAAGGTGTTGG TGTGGTAGAGAGCGTCGGAGAGGAAGTAAGAGATCTGAAAGAAGGAGATTTTGTCATTCCAACCTACGTTGGCGAGTGCAAAGAGTGTGAGAATTGTTTGTCGGGAAAGACCAACCTGTGCCTCAAATACCCCGTGCCATTAACCGGTCTGATGCCCGACGACACTTCAAGAATGTCGGTGAAAGGCAAGACGCTTTACCACGTTTTTAGTTGCTCCACATGGTCGGAGTACATGGTTGTCGACGCTAATTACGTTGCCAAGCTTGATCCGAGTATAGCTCTACCTCATGCTAGCTTCCTCTCCTGTGGATTTTCCACCGGATTTGGGGGTGCGTGGAAGGAAGCTGCGATCGAAAAAGGATCAACGGTCGCTGTTCTTGGCCTTGGTGCCGTTGGATTAGGG GTCATAGAGGGGGCTAGAATACAAGGGGCATCAAAGATAATTGGCATCgacaaaaatgagagaaaaaaaataaagggcaAAGCTTTTGGAATGACTGATTTTATAAATCCTGATGAATCTGGCAAGTCCATTTCCGAGCTTGTTAAAGAGGTAACCGGTGGAATGGGTGTCGATTATTGCTTCGAGTGCACCGGTATCGCACCCTTCATCAATGAAGCTCTCCTAGCCACAAAAATG GGAAAAGGACAAACATTAGTAATTGGCGCAGGAACTCATTCAACTGTGGAGATTAATTTCCTTCCCCTCTTGTTTGGCGGAAATTTGAAGGGATCCATCTTTGGAGGGATCAAAGCCAAAACTGACCTTCCTTTTATAATCGacaaatgcaaaaataag GAAATCCCACTTGAAGAACTTTTGACTCACGAAATTTCACTGGAAGACGTCGATAAAGCGTTTGAACTAATGAAGCAACTTGATTGTGTGAAGGTCCTCATCAAGCTATGA
- the LOC133859447 gene encoding uncharacterized protein LOC133859447: MRLSALCVVGLRFSVPTIYSTNFSSFDLGFQQVCRYKMPVCSLDRVHWNCYCFSTSFSRCCQAGSSRCCGQMKTMAEGKDYCERKFNLLRSIFDQLVEDACL, encoded by the exons ATGCGTTTATCTGCTCTGTGTGTAGTGGGCTTACGCTTCTCTGTCCCAACGATATATTCCACAAATTTTTCATCTTTCGATTTGGGTTTTCAACAAGTTTGCAG GTACAAGATGCCTGTTTGCAGCTTGGACAGAGTTCATTGGAACTGCTACTGCTTCTCCACCAGTTTCAGTAGATGTTGCCAGGCAGGTTCCAGTAGATGTTGCGGGCAGATG AAAACAATGGCAGAAGGCAAAGATTACTGTGAGCGTAAATTCAACTTGCTGAGATCTATCTTTGATCAACTTGTTGAG gatgcttgtctatga